From Tiliqua scincoides isolate rTilSci1 chromosome 2, rTilSci1.hap2, whole genome shotgun sequence, the proteins below share one genomic window:
- the COX17 gene encoding cytochrome c oxidase copper chaperone: MSSLASCDGPGLQSPPQAAEKQEPPTPNLKPCCACPETKQARDACIIEKGEENCGHLIEAHKECMRALGFKI; encoded by the exons ATGTCGAGCCTGGCTTCTTGCGATGGTCCGGGACTTCAGAGCCCCCCTCAGGCTGCAGAGAAGCAGGAGCCGCCGACGCCCAACCTGAAGCCCTGCTGTGCCTGCCCCGAGACCAAGCAGGCTCGCGATGCCTG CATCATTGAAAAGGGTGAAGAAAACTGTGGTCATCTAATTGAAGCTCACAAGGAGTGCATGAGAGCGCTGGGCTTCAAGATATGA